The proteins below come from a single Triticum aestivum cultivar Chinese Spring chromosome 5D, IWGSC CS RefSeq v2.1, whole genome shotgun sequence genomic window:
- the LOC123119693 gene encoding serine/arginine-rich SC35-like splicing factor SCL30 isoform X1 — translation MRRYSPPHRSPPRRGYGGSPAHRSPPRRGYGGSPPHRSPPRRGYGGRGRSPPRRGGYGGRKEQGSGSLLVRNIPLSARAEDLRVPFERFGPVRDVYLPKDYYSGEPRGFAFVEFVDPYDASEAQYHMNRQVFFGREITVVLAAESRKRPEDMRTRTRVRGYSGGHEGRRSSHYGRSRSRSRSASPRPRGGGRARSRSYSPAPRRRDDYSASPRGRESHRTKSPVRHPKEHEEDKRRSYSPPGRDGDQRDADNGYEKRSPPADSDGSPSRPRVARPSSGSPPGSRSRSPDASPARSD, via the exons ATGAGGAGGTACAGCCCTCCACACCGTAGTCCCCCGAGGAGGGGATATGGCGGCAGCCCCGCACATCGTAGTCCCCCAAGGAGGGGATATGGTGGCAGCCCCCCGCACCGCAGCCCCCCAAGGAGGGGATATGGTGGCAGAGGAAGAAGCCCCCCTAGGAGGGGCGGATATGGAGGACGAAAGGAGCAGGGTTCTGGAAGTCTCTTGGTCCGCAACATCCCATTAAGCGCCAG AGCGGAGGATCTCCGTGTTCCTTTTGAAAGGTTTGGTCCTGTTAGGGATGTTTACCTTCCAAAGGATTATTACAGCGG GGAGCCACGAGGGTTTGCGTTTGTGGAGTTTGTTGACCCTTATGATGCCTCTGAGGCCCAATACCACATGAATCGCCAGGTATTTTTTGGCCGGGAGATAACTGTTGTGCTTGCTGCTGAGTCACGGAAAAGGCCAGAGGATATGCGCACTAGAACTAGAGTCAG GGGGTACTCTGGAGGTCATGAAGGGCGCCGTTCCTCTCATTATG GGAGGTCTCGTTCCCGTTCACGCTCCGCCTCTCCCCGCCCTCGTGGCGGTGGCCGTGCTCGGTCAAG GTCATACTCTCCTGCTCCAAGACGGCGAGATGACTACTCTGCTTCCCCACGGGGAAGGGAGTCTCATCGCACGAAATCTCCTGTGCGTCATCCAAAAGAACATGAGGAGGACAAAAGGAGATCCTACTCTCCCCCTGGTAGAGATGGTGACCAACGTGATGCTGATAACGGGTATGAGAA GAGGTCGCCACCGGCCGACAGTGATGGATCCCcttcacgcccgagggtggccaGGCCATCCTCAGGATCGCCCCCTGGATCCCGCTCCAGGTCCCCCGACGCTTCTCCTGCCCGCAGCGACTGA
- the LOC123119693 gene encoding serine/arginine-rich SC35-like splicing factor SCL30 isoform X2, translated as MRRYSPPHRSPPRRGYGGSPAHRSPPRRGYGGSPPHRSPPRRGYGGRGRSPPRRGGYGGRKEQGSGSLLVRNIPLSARAEDLRVPFERFGPVRDVYLPKDYYSGEPRGFAFVEFVDPYDASEAQYHMNRQVFFGREITVVLAAESRKRPEDMRTRTRVRGYSGGHEGRRSSHYGRSRSRSRSASPRPRGGGRARSRSYSPAPRRRDDYSASPRGRESHRTKSPVRHPKEHEEDKRRSYSPPGRDGDQRDADNGRSPPADSDGSPSRPRVARPSSGSPPGSRSRSPDASPARSD; from the exons ATGAGGAGGTACAGCCCTCCACACCGTAGTCCCCCGAGGAGGGGATATGGCGGCAGCCCCGCACATCGTAGTCCCCCAAGGAGGGGATATGGTGGCAGCCCCCCGCACCGCAGCCCCCCAAGGAGGGGATATGGTGGCAGAGGAAGAAGCCCCCCTAGGAGGGGCGGATATGGAGGACGAAAGGAGCAGGGTTCTGGAAGTCTCTTGGTCCGCAACATCCCATTAAGCGCCAG AGCGGAGGATCTCCGTGTTCCTTTTGAAAGGTTTGGTCCTGTTAGGGATGTTTACCTTCCAAAGGATTATTACAGCGG GGAGCCACGAGGGTTTGCGTTTGTGGAGTTTGTTGACCCTTATGATGCCTCTGAGGCCCAATACCACATGAATCGCCAGGTATTTTTTGGCCGGGAGATAACTGTTGTGCTTGCTGCTGAGTCACGGAAAAGGCCAGAGGATATGCGCACTAGAACTAGAGTCAG GGGGTACTCTGGAGGTCATGAAGGGCGCCGTTCCTCTCATTATG GGAGGTCTCGTTCCCGTTCACGCTCCGCCTCTCCCCGCCCTCGTGGCGGTGGCCGTGCTCGGTCAAG GTCATACTCTCCTGCTCCAAGACGGCGAGATGACTACTCTGCTTCCCCACGGGGAAGGGAGTCTCATCGCACGAAATCTCCTGTGCGTCATCCAAAAGAACATGAGGAGGACAAAAGGAGATCCTACTCTCCCCCTGGTAGAGATGGTGACCAACGTGATGCTGATAACGG GAGGTCGCCACCGGCCGACAGTGATGGATCCCcttcacgcccgagggtggccaGGCCATCCTCAGGATCGCCCCCTGGATCCCGCTCCAGGTCCCCCGACGCTTCTCCTGCCCGCAGCGACTGA
- the LOC123119693 gene encoding serine/arginine-rich SC35-like splicing factor SCL30 isoform X3: MLLLFAALASLLTEMEPRGFAFVEFVDPYDASEAQYHMNRQVFFGREITVVLAAESRKRPEDMRTRTRVRGYSGGHEGRRSSHYGRSRSRSRSASPRPRGGGRARSRSYSPAPRRRDDYSASPRGRESHRTKSPVRHPKEHEEDKRRSYSPPGRDGDQRDADNGYEKRSPPADSDGSPSRPRVARPSSGSPPGSRSRSPDASPARSD, encoded by the exons ATGCTGCTGCTTTTTGCAGCACTTGCTTCCCTTTTGACGGAAAT GGAGCCACGAGGGTTTGCGTTTGTGGAGTTTGTTGACCCTTATGATGCCTCTGAGGCCCAATACCACATGAATCGCCAGGTATTTTTTGGCCGGGAGATAACTGTTGTGCTTGCTGCTGAGTCACGGAAAAGGCCAGAGGATATGCGCACTAGAACTAGAGTCAG GGGGTACTCTGGAGGTCATGAAGGGCGCCGTTCCTCTCATTATG GGAGGTCTCGTTCCCGTTCACGCTCCGCCTCTCCCCGCCCTCGTGGCGGTGGCCGTGCTCGGTCAAG GTCATACTCTCCTGCTCCAAGACGGCGAGATGACTACTCTGCTTCCCCACGGGGAAGGGAGTCTCATCGCACGAAATCTCCTGTGCGTCATCCAAAAGAACATGAGGAGGACAAAAGGAGATCCTACTCTCCCCCTGGTAGAGATGGTGACCAACGTGATGCTGATAACGGGTATGAGAA GAGGTCGCCACCGGCCGACAGTGATGGATCCCcttcacgcccgagggtggccaGGCCATCCTCAGGATCGCCCCCTGGATCCCGCTCCAGGTCCCCCGACGCTTCTCCTGCCCGCAGCGACTGA